Proteins from a single region of Streptomyces spectabilis:
- a CDS encoding cytochrome P450, translating to MSDAISYEVPWARTHQFDPPAVFDALRAERPLARMTYPDGHEGWLATGHDVVRRVLGDPRFSHSTEIGHFPVTHQGQQVPNHPKIPGMFIHMDPPDHTRYRRLLTGEFTVRRANLLTARVEAVAAEQIGVMRAHGAPADLVETFARPLVLRVLSELVGLPYGEREHYEHAPTLLHDPDADPQEVAAAFEKASSFFVEVIERKRKQPGDDLLSRLVVDGRLTTEELCNIVVLMLFAGYETTESALSVGVFALLHHTEQLALVRADPEKLDGAVEELLRYLTVNQYHTYRTALEDIELNGETVKKGDTVTVSLPAANRDPAKFTCPEKLDVGRDTAGHVAFGYGIHQCLGQNLARVELRAGIAALLGAFPDLRLAVGTDEVPLRLKGSVFAVKSLPVSW from the coding sequence ATGAGCGACGCGATTTCCTATGAGGTGCCGTGGGCGCGGACCCATCAGTTCGACCCTCCCGCCGTGTTCGACGCGCTGCGTGCCGAGCGGCCGCTGGCGCGGATGACCTACCCGGACGGGCACGAGGGCTGGCTCGCCACCGGACACGATGTGGTGCGCAGGGTCCTCGGCGATCCGCGGTTCAGCCACAGCACGGAGATCGGGCACTTCCCGGTGACCCACCAAGGCCAGCAGGTGCCGAACCACCCCAAGATACCCGGGATGTTCATCCACATGGACCCGCCCGACCACACGCGCTACCGACGGCTGCTGACCGGCGAGTTCACCGTACGCAGGGCGAACCTGCTGACGGCGCGCGTGGAGGCCGTGGCCGCCGAGCAGATCGGCGTCATGCGCGCGCACGGGGCGCCCGCCGACCTGGTGGAGACCTTCGCCAGGCCGCTCGTCCTGAGGGTCCTCTCGGAGCTGGTCGGCCTTCCCTACGGCGAACGCGAACACTACGAGCACGCGCCGACGCTCCTGCACGACCCGGACGCGGACCCGCAGGAGGTCGCCGCCGCTTTCGAGAAGGCGAGTTCCTTCTTCGTCGAGGTCATCGAGAGGAAGCGGAAACAGCCGGGCGACGACCTCCTCAGCCGCCTGGTCGTGGACGGTCGGCTGACCACGGAAGAACTGTGCAACATCGTCGTCCTGATGCTGTTCGCCGGTTACGAGACCACGGAGAGCGCGCTGTCCGTCGGTGTTTTCGCACTCCTTCACCACACGGAACAACTGGCGCTCGTCCGCGCGGATCCGGAGAAACTCGACGGCGCGGTCGAGGAACTCCTCCGCTATCTCACCGTCAACCAGTACCACACCTATCGGACCGCCCTTGAAGACATCGAACTGAACGGTGAGACGGTCAAGAAGGGCGACACCGTGACGGTGTCGCTGCCCGCGGCCAACCGCGACCCCGCCAAATTCACCTGCCCCGAGAAGCTGGACGTCGGCCGCGACACCGCCGGGCACGTGGCGTTCGGCTACGGCATCCACCAGTGCCTGGGCCAGAATCTCGCCCGCGTCGAACTGCGCGCCGGTATCGCGGCCCTCCTCGGGGCATTTCCCGACCTGCGCCTCGCCGTCGGGACGGACGAGGTGCCGCTCCGGCTCAAGGGCTCCGTCTTCGCCGTGAAGAGCCTTCCCGTCTCCTGGTGA
- a CDS encoding cytochrome P450 has product MTETPATPTGLPTARAAGCPLDPPPGLAELRDGAPLTRMEFPNGHVGWLATGHAVVRAVLADPRFSHRNDRRHWPLADIGRGFPPLPGDMLHIDPPEHTRYRKLLAGKFTMRRMRRLTGSAEEIVAGKLDAMERHGGPLDLMEFFARPIPTLMVCALLGVPLRDRATFHPPVGGADDAAAVAADVAAYVEMTYADMQEYFRKLVAAKRAAPGDDLLSELTTSDLTEDELVGLCAVMMHAGVDSTSNMLALGTWALLERPDQLASLRARPDLAGRAVEELMRYMSVVHTGSRAALEDVELAGEVVRAGESVAFSVQAANRDPARFGDPDTLDIRRDAVGHLGFGYGVHQCLGMQLARVEMRVAFPALFARFPALRLAVPAEDLPMRDDLVIPYGVHRLPVTW; this is encoded by the coding sequence ATGACCGAAACGCCCGCCACGCCGACGGGCCTGCCCACCGCCCGCGCGGCCGGCTGCCCGCTCGACCCGCCTCCGGGCCTCGCCGAACTGCGCGACGGGGCCCCGCTGACGCGCATGGAGTTCCCGAACGGTCACGTCGGCTGGCTGGCCACCGGCCACGCGGTGGTGCGCGCCGTGCTCGCCGACCCGCGCTTCAGCCACCGCAACGACAGGAGGCACTGGCCCCTGGCCGACATCGGCCGGGGGTTCCCGCCGCTGCCCGGCGACATGCTCCACATCGACCCGCCGGAGCACACGCGCTACCGCAAGCTGCTCGCGGGCAAGTTCACCATGCGCCGGATGCGCCGCCTCACCGGCAGCGCCGAGGAGATCGTCGCCGGGAAGCTGGACGCCATGGAGCGGCACGGCGGCCCCCTGGACCTGATGGAGTTCTTCGCCCGCCCGATCCCGACGCTGATGGTCTGCGCCCTGCTCGGCGTGCCGCTCCGGGACCGCGCCACCTTCCACCCGCCGGTCGGCGGGGCCGACGACGCCGCCGCGGTGGCGGCGGACGTCGCGGCGTACGTCGAGATGACGTACGCCGACATGCAGGAGTACTTCCGGAAGCTGGTGGCGGCCAAGCGCGCCGCTCCCGGCGACGACCTGCTGAGCGAGCTGACGACGTCCGACCTCACCGAGGACGAACTGGTGGGCCTGTGCGCCGTCATGATGCACGCGGGCGTCGACTCGACCTCGAACATGCTGGCCCTGGGCACCTGGGCGCTCCTCGAACGACCGGACCAACTGGCGTCCCTGCGCGCGCGTCCCGACCTCGCGGGCCGTGCCGTCGAGGAACTGATGCGCTACATGAGCGTGGTGCACACCGGCTCCCGCGCGGCGCTGGAGGACGTCGAGCTGGCCGGGGAGGTCGTCAGGGCCGGAGAGTCGGTGGCGTTCTCGGTCCAGGCCGCCAACCGCGACCCGGCGCGCTTCGGCGACCCGGACACGCTCGACATCCGGCGCGACGCGGTGGGGCACCTGGGGTTCGGCTACGGCGTGCACCAGTGCCTGGGGATGCAACTGGCCCGCGTCGAGATGCGCGTGGCCTTCCCCGCCCTGTTCGCCCGGTTCCCCGCGCTGCGCCTCGCGGTGCCCGCGGAGGACCTGCCGATGCGGGACGACCTGGTCATCCCCTACGGCGTGCACCGGCTGCCGGTCACCTGGTAG
- a CDS encoding phthiocerol/phthiodiolone dimycocerosyl transferase family protein: MTTAAIQRALTPTEKIYADVEMYVGYTVRTVGRLDTAALRTAYAAVCRAHPQLAARLEADAGGLVFVASGAPPEVQVCEGDPDHPLTGVELDEYRMLSAVNVVRDGTDASVTLLTHHSIADAHHSIELLSALWACYADVVRGAPVDLPRQPYPRSLEDLLAERGIHRTASGDEDASAPLRTVTELPASARVPIVRHVVQHRLTQAQTAALAELGHREQVTLNGLLSGAVLLVEAEVRGLPVSELLFRYTVNLRGRLTPPIGPTEGTNVVGGGLFRAADDVEPSAVALGRALGERLRAGLADGSIQRSLLDMVTRPAPHARPSATGPAPAVVSVSNWGVVPTLPTPDGLLLANFHSSSRRKVAPGEFAAIGGYVATTFDGRTGIDLAWPEGDPELPGRLDRLREGIDRLTSRI, encoded by the coding sequence ATGACGACAGCCGCAATTCAGCGTGCGCTGACACCCACCGAGAAAATCTATGCCGACGTGGAGATGTACGTGGGCTACACGGTGCGCACCGTCGGCCGACTGGATACTGCCGCGCTGCGGACCGCCTACGCGGCGGTGTGCCGCGCGCATCCGCAGCTCGCCGCCCGGCTCGAAGCCGACGCCGGCGGGCTCGTCTTCGTGGCGTCCGGCGCCCCGCCCGAGGTCCAGGTCTGCGAGGGCGATCCCGACCACCCGCTGACCGGCGTGGAGTTGGACGAGTACCGGATGCTGAGCGCGGTCAACGTGGTGCGCGACGGCACCGACGCGAGCGTGACCCTGCTGACCCATCACAGCATCGCCGACGCCCACCACTCCATCGAGCTGCTCTCGGCCCTGTGGGCCTGCTACGCCGACGTGGTCCGGGGCGCGCCCGTCGACCTGCCGCGGCAGCCGTACCCGCGGTCCCTGGAGGACCTGCTCGCCGAGCGCGGCATCCACCGGACGGCGTCCGGCGACGAGGACGCGTCGGCGCCGCTCAGGACCGTGACGGAGCTGCCCGCCTCCGCGCGGGTCCCGATCGTGCGGCACGTGGTGCAGCACCGCCTGACGCAGGCTCAGACGGCTGCCCTCGCGGAGCTGGGCCACCGCGAGCAGGTGACGCTCAACGGCCTTCTGTCGGGCGCCGTCCTCCTGGTCGAGGCCGAGGTCCGGGGCCTGCCGGTGTCCGAGCTGCTGTTCCGGTACACGGTGAACCTGCGCGGCCGCCTCACTCCGCCGATCGGCCCGACCGAGGGGACGAACGTCGTCGGGGGCGGCCTCTTCCGGGCCGCCGACGACGTGGAGCCCAGCGCCGTCGCCCTGGGCCGTGCGCTGGGCGAGCGGCTGCGGGCGGGGCTCGCCGACGGTTCCATCCAGCGCAGCCTCCTGGACATGGTCACCCGGCCCGCGCCGCACGCGAGGCCGAGCGCCACGGGCCCGGCCCCCGCCGTGGTCAGCGTGTCGAACTGGGGCGTCGTGCCGACCCTGCCGACGCCGGACGGCCTGCTCCTGGCCAACTTCCACTCCTCCTCGCGCAGGAAGGTGGCCCCCGGTGAGTTCGCGGCCATCGGCGGCTATGTGGCCACCACCTTCGACGGGCGGACGGGCATCGACCTGGCGTGGCCCGAGGGCGATCCGGAGCTGCCGGGGCGCCTGGACCGCCTGCGGGAGGGGATCGACCGCCTGACGTCGCGGATCTGA